From one Mobula birostris isolate sMobBir1 chromosome 18, sMobBir1.hap1, whole genome shotgun sequence genomic stretch:
- the LOC140211843 gene encoding uncharacterized protein — protein MPPKTDCSPLSFTSDRGQFSPLSEDDSSSFECSSVVLSPEGTPTPRLGSGDKAGGLRSRKDGQGTSESRRKKTRSRARIKSEASAIRQRKNRRMKANDRERNRMHNLNDALDALRCVLPTFPDDAKLTKIETLRFAHNYIWALTEALRMAEQGRQAYVPNSRGPSFELASSPGLCPPSPSSSDWECPHSAESLSPHSSADEMFVSAQQERTHSLHSPPFAGFV, from the coding sequence ATGCCTCCTAAAACCGATTGCTCGCCCCTGTCCTTCACCAGCGACCGGGGacaattctctcctctctccgagGACGACAGCAGCTCGTTCGAGTGCAGCAGTGTGGTTCTGTCACCGGAGGGTACTCCGACTCCCCGCCTGGGCTCCGGGGACAAGGCAGGAGGTTTGCGCAGCCGGAAGGACGGGCAGGGCACCTCGGAGAGCAGGAGGAAGAAAACGAGGAGCCGCGCCAGGATTAAGAGCGAGGCCTCGGCCATCAGGCAGAGGAAGAACCGGCGCATGAAAGCTAACGACCGGGAACGCAACCGCATGCATAACCTGAACGATGCGCTGGACGCGCTCAGGTGCGTCCTGCCCACATTCCCGGACGATGCCAAGTTGACAAAAATCGAAACGCTCCGCTTCGCCCACAACTACATCTGGGCACTGACCGAAGCTCTGAGGATGGCTGAGCAAGGGCGACAGGCTTACGTGCCCAACAGCAGAGGACCCTCCTTCGAGCTAGCCAGCTCCCCGGGCCTCTGCCCGCCCTCGCCCTCCTCCTCGGACTGGGAATGCCCACACTCCGCCGAGTCTCTGAGCCCCCACAGCTCGGCAGACGAAATGTTCGTGTCGGCGCAGCAGGAGCGCACGCACTCCCTGCACAGTCCTCCCTTCGCCGGCTTCGTTTGA